The stretch of DNA ATCCCCGCAGCGGTCCACGCGGCCCTCAGCGGAATCCACGAGCCCGGCCGCAGCCCTTTCAGCACGCCCTGGGCCGAAACACCCGCCGAGGAACTCGGCCCGAACATGGCCCAGTGGTACTGGCGGTGCCGGGCGAACATGTCGCCGCAGGAATGGACCCTGCTGCTGGGGATCTGGCACGAAGGGGATTTCCTCGGCTGCCAGGACGTTGCGGCCAAGGATTTCGCCACCTTGAGGACGGTCAGCACCGGCTCCTGGCTCCGCCGGGACGTTCAGGGCCGGGGCTTCGGCAGAGAGATGCGTGCCGCCGTTGCCCTCTACGCCTTCGACTGGCTGGGCGCCGACGCCGCCGAATCCGAGGCCGCCACCTGGAACCAACAATCCCTCGGAGTCTCCCGTTCCCTCGGCTACCAACTCAACGGCATCACCAGAGCCTCCTGGGGCGGCAAGGCCCAGGAAGTCCAAAGAGTCCGCCTAACCCCCGCCACCCTCAACCGCCCGGACTGGCAACTGCAGGTGCAGGGCCACGAACCCACCGCAAAATACCTCGGCATCCAAACGTAGCGCGGGGGCGAGGCCACGGCGTTCCGCCGTCGCTTAGACACCTCCCGTCGCTGCGCTGCGGTCGCGGGGCGACCTCCGCTCCGCTTTGGTCGGCGATGCGCTCCTTAGCGGGACCCCGCAGCCTCGGGAAGGTGATCGGCTCACCACGCCGGGGTGGCA from Arthrobacter sp. B3I9 encodes:
- a CDS encoding GNAT family N-acetyltransferase; protein product: MTELAACWPPFGLTLTTPRLALRPVLDEDIPAAVHAALSGIHEPGRSPFSTPWAETPAEELGPNMAQWYWRCRANMSPQEWTLLLGIWHEGDFLGCQDVAAKDFATLRTVSTGSWLRRDVQGRGFGREMRAAVALYAFDWLGADAAESEAATWNQQSLGVSRSLGYQLNGITRASWGGKAQEVQRVRLTPATLNRPDWQLQVQGHEPTAKYLGIQT